The following proteins are co-located in the Frigidibacter mobilis genome:
- a CDS encoding OpgC family protein yields MRFAILDGFRGFFLLFMMIAHANAYLNAPLGRFNHHYFGWVEDAQGFVFISGLVVALVYSRRLLRKGEAAMREGIGARIRKIYTYHAALILLFLACALLLPLIGIQANILRQQAAEPFVFTLASLFLMTGTMHMGILPMYLFFMIATPAVLVMFKTGRAPVVLAGSIALWLLAQTGWPDLMQLPVEAAAAAAGHPFNIGIYFNIFGWQALFVAGLWIGWLAANRRLDLNRLKAPEMQQVFWIALAAFLILGVFDVMAYTGWGSEGWRRMVFASIDRGNLHVIYVVAFAVNLYLVTWLVVAGPASDWRGLALVGRFVGWLFTRNALVTLGQHSLQIFVAHIVLVYALSLWAQDREPLAPMAANLLLLGSIAPLYAVAWLHDRVKERRALAAEARA; encoded by the coding sequence ATGCGGTTTGCCATTCTGGACGGATTTCGCGGCTTCTTCTTGCTATTCATGATGATAGCCCATGCGAATGCCTATCTGAACGCGCCGCTTGGCCGCTTCAACCACCATTATTTCGGCTGGGTCGAGGATGCGCAGGGCTTCGTGTTCATCTCGGGCCTCGTGGTGGCACTGGTCTATTCCAGGCGCCTTTTGCGCAAGGGCGAGGCCGCAATGCGCGAGGGCATCGGCGCGCGGATCCGCAAGATCTATACCTATCACGCGGCGCTGATCCTGCTCTTTCTGGCCTGCGCGCTGCTGTTGCCGCTGATCGGCATCCAGGCAAACATCCTGCGCCAGCAGGCCGCGGAACCCTTCGTCTTCACCCTCGCCTCGCTGTTCCTGATGACCGGCACCATGCACATGGGCATCTTGCCGATGTACCTGTTCTTCATGATCGCCACCCCCGCGGTGCTGGTGATGTTCAAGACCGGGCGCGCGCCGGTGGTGCTGGCCGGGTCCATCGCGCTGTGGCTGCTGGCGCAGACCGGCTGGCCTGACCTGATGCAGCTGCCCGTCGAGGCCGCGGCGGCGGCGGCCGGCCATCCGTTCAATATCGGCATCTATTTCAACATCTTCGGCTGGCAAGCGCTGTTCGTCGCCGGGCTGTGGATCGGCTGGCTGGCCGCGAACCGCCGGCTGGACCTGAACCGCCTGAAGGCGCCCGAGATGCAGCAGGTATTCTGGATCGCGCTGGCCGCCTTCCTGATCCTGGGGGTATTCGACGTGATGGCCTATACCGGCTGGGGCAGCGAGGGCTGGCGCCGCATGGTCTTTGCCTCGATCGACCGCGGCAACCTGCACGTCATCTATGTGGTGGCCTTCGCGGTGAACCTCTACCTCGTCACCTGGCTGGTCGTTGCCGGCCCCGCTTCCGACTGGCGCGGGCTGGCGCTGGTCGGGCGCTTCGTGGGCTGGCTGTTCACCCGCAACGCACTGGTGACGCTTGGCCAGCATTCGCTGCAGATCTTCGTGGCGCATATCGTGCTGGTCTATGCCCTGTCGCTCTGGGCGCAGGACCGCGAGCCGCTGGCGCCGATGGCCGCCAACCTGCTGCTGCTCGGCAGCATCGCGCCGCTCTACGCCGTGGCCTGGCTGCATGACCGGGTGAAGGAACGCCGGGCCCTGGCCGCCGAGGCCCGCGCCTGA
- the glmM gene encoding phosphoglucosamine mutase, whose protein sequence is MTRNLFGTDGVRGTANTYPMTAEVALRLGAAAGRWFRTDGRNGHRVVIGKDTRLSGYMLENALTAGLTSTGMNVLLLGPVPTPAVGFLTRSMRADLGIMISASHNPAHDNGIKFFGPDGFKLSDDVEAEIEAALAGEIRLAQPQNIGRARRIDDGLGRYVEYAKTTFPHRGRLTGLKVVVDCANGAAYRAAPEVLWELGAEVIPVGVSPNGTNINDRCGSTYTQTAAEAVVAHGADMGISLDGDADRVMILDETGQVADGDQIMALLAARWAEAGRLKGGALVATVMSNLGLERFLQGRGLRLERTAVGDRYVVERMREGGFNLGGEQSGHIVMTDHATTGDGLIAGLQFLAAMAETGQPASALVRQFETVPQMLKNVRYQAGQQPLADAEVRKVIAEAETALQGQGRLLIRKSGTEPLIRVMAECEDAALLERSVGGIVAALERAAA, encoded by the coding sequence ATGACACGGAACCTGTTCGGCACAGACGGGGTGCGCGGCACCGCCAACACCTATCCGATGACTGCCGAGGTCGCGCTGCGGCTGGGGGCTGCGGCGGGGCGCTGGTTCCGCACCGACGGGCGCAACGGGCACCGCGTGGTGATCGGCAAGGACACGCGCCTGTCGGGCTACATGCTGGAAAACGCGCTGACCGCGGGGCTGACCTCCACCGGCATGAACGTGCTGCTGCTGGGGCCGGTGCCGACACCGGCGGTGGGATTCCTGACCCGCTCGATGCGGGCGGATCTGGGGATCATGATCTCGGCCAGCCACAACCCGGCGCATGACAATGGCATCAAGTTCTTCGGCCCCGACGGTTTCAAGCTGTCGGACGACGTGGAGGCCGAGATCGAGGCGGCGCTGGCGGGCGAGATCCGGCTGGCGCAGCCGCAGAATATCGGGCGGGCCCGGCGCATCGACGACGGGCTGGGGCGCTATGTGGAATATGCCAAGACCACGTTTCCGCATCGCGGCCGGCTGACCGGGCTGAAGGTGGTGGTGGATTGCGCCAATGGCGCCGCCTACCGCGCCGCGCCCGAGGTGCTGTGGGAGCTGGGGGCCGAGGTGATCCCGGTTGGCGTGTCGCCCAACGGCACCAATATCAATGACCGCTGCGGATCGACCTATACCCAGACCGCCGCCGAGGCGGTGGTGGCGCATGGCGCCGACATGGGCATCAGCCTTGATGGCGATGCGGACCGGGTGATGATCCTCGATGAGACGGGGCAGGTGGCGGACGGCGACCAGATCATGGCGCTGCTGGCGGCGCGGTGGGCCGAGGCGGGGCGGCTGAAGGGCGGGGCGCTGGTCGCCACGGTGATGTCGAACCTCGGGCTGGAGCGGTTCTTGCAGGGCCGCGGGCTGCGGCTGGAGCGGACGGCGGTCGGCGACCGCTATGTGGTCGAACGGATGCGCGAGGGCGGCTTCAACCTGGGGGGCGAGCAGTCGGGGCATATCGTGATGACCGACCATGCGACGACGGGCGACGGGCTGATCGCCGGGCTGCAATTCCTGGCGGCGATGGCCGAGACCGGGCAGCCGGCAAGCGCGCTGGTGCGGCAGTTCGAGACGGTGCCGCAGATGCTGAAGAATGTACGCTATCAGGCCGGGCAGCAGCCGCTGGCCGATGCAGAGGTTCGCAAGGTGATTGCCGAGGCCGAGACCGCCTTGCAGGGGCAGGGGCGGCTCTTGATCCGCAAGTCGGGGACCGAGCCGCTGATCCGGGTGATGGCCGAATGCGAGGATGCGGCGCTGCTGGAAAGGTCGGTGGGCGGGATCGTTGCCGCCCTGGAACGGGCGGCGGCGTAG
- a CDS encoding dihydroneopterin aldolase, with amino-acid sequence MTDIRLAFAHPEERAEASAGADPRDRISLRDHVVEADIGAFQQERGQTQRLRFNLVVEVRPQPAPLADDVDRILSYDHLTESIQAELAAERLNLLETLAERVAERILAARQAMRVFVRIEKLDRGPGALGVEIVRSRAAVPLRATDADGIEAALHPRVVFLSNAAIAAPDLAARLDALEAGGAPVILTVGPADLPPPATGHGPTQRRIDLLAIEQNAWVLAARDRRCVVVATRTEIDWAMKHRQMIVWAPSKIVLDAVDGPKAPARDAVALALWLAEMLAADGLDVHGDVSVPAGSRVPVTRLPA; translated from the coding sequence ATGACCGATATCCGCTTGGCCTTCGCCCATCCCGAAGAGCGCGCCGAAGCCTCGGCCGGGGCTGATCCGCGTGACCGGATCAGCCTGCGCGATCATGTGGTGGAGGCCGATATCGGCGCCTTCCAGCAGGAACGCGGCCAGACCCAGCGGCTGCGCTTCAACCTGGTGGTGGAGGTGCGCCCGCAGCCCGCGCCGCTGGCCGATGATGTCGACCGCATCCTGTCCTATGACCATCTGACCGAATCCATCCAGGCCGAGCTTGCCGCCGAACGGCTGAACTTGCTGGAAACGCTGGCCGAGCGGGTGGCGGAGCGCATCCTGGCGGCGCGGCAGGCGATGCGGGTCTTCGTGCGGATCGAGAAGCTGGACCGAGGCCCCGGCGCGCTTGGGGTAGAGATCGTGCGCTCGCGCGCTGCGGTGCCCTTGCGCGCCACCGATGCCGACGGGATCGAGGCGGCGCTGCATCCGCGGGTGGTGTTCCTGTCCAACGCCGCGATTGCCGCGCCGGATCTGGCCGCGCGGCTGGATGCGCTGGAGGCGGGCGGCGCGCCGGTGATCCTGACCGTGGGGCCGGCCGACCTGCCGCCCCCCGCCACGGGTCACGGGCCGACGCAGCGGCGCATCGACCTGCTGGCCATCGAGCAGAACGCCTGGGTGCTGGCGGCGCGCGACCGGCGCTGCGTGGTGGTGGCGACGCGGACGGAAATCGACTGGGCGATGAAGCACCGGCAGATGATCGTCTGGGCGCCGTCGAAGATCGTGCTCGATGCGGTGGACGGGCCCAAGGCGCCGGCCCGCGATGCGGTGGCGCTGGCGCTGTGGCTGGCCGAGATGCTGGCGGCGGACGGGCTGGATGTTCACGGCGATGTTTCGGTGCCGGCAGGAAGCCGCGTGCCGGTGACGCGGTTGCCCGCCTGA
- a CDS encoding cell wall hydrolase: MNVLKTWAGASALTIALSSGLAAEVSVSHSNDPTAPIDARLASLLNQERAGLALVEGSKLAGLVAGPQKTAKRPLFGAVATTSAPTRAAARKAAGGAPRVTDPMWLAAQPAPKGDQQFRCLATAVYFEARGESLHGQAAVAEVILNRVETPAYPNSICGVVNQAGKGGCQFSYVCDGKPETIGDPRAWDRAARIARAMLDGAPRELTQGATHFHTPAVNPKWARSFTQTARIGSHIFYRQPLRVASAAPSQVASASAPLRQSARSKQD; the protein is encoded by the coding sequence ATGAATGTGCTGAAGACTTGGGCGGGGGCCTCGGCCCTGACGATCGCCCTCTCCAGCGGCCTTGCGGCCGAAGTCAGTGTGAGCCACTCGAACGACCCGACTGCCCCGATCGATGCCCGCCTTGCCAGCCTGCTGAACCAGGAACGTGCCGGCCTTGCCCTTGTCGAGGGCTCGAAGCTCGCCGGTCTGGTGGCTGGGCCGCAGAAGACCGCGAAACGCCCGCTGTTCGGCGCTGTCGCCACCACCAGCGCGCCGACCCGCGCCGCGGCGCGCAAGGCGGCCGGGGGCGCCCCGCGCGTGACCGATCCGATGTGGCTGGCCGCGCAGCCGGCCCCCAAGGGCGACCAGCAGTTCCGCTGCCTGGCGACCGCGGTCTATTTCGAGGCGCGGGGCGAGAGCCTGCACGGGCAGGCGGCAGTGGCCGAGGTGATCCTGAACCGTGTCGAGACCCCGGCCTATCCCAACAGCATCTGCGGCGTGGTCAATCAGGCCGGCAAGGGCGGCTGCCAGTTCTCGTATGTCTGCGACGGCAAGCCCGAGACCATCGGCGACCCGCGCGCTTGGGATCGGGCGGCGCGGATCGCGCGGGCGATGCTGGACGGCGCTCCGCGCGAGCTGACGCAGGGCGCCACGCATTTCCATACCCCGGCGGTGAACCCAAAATGGGCGCGCAGCTTCACCCAGACCGCGCGCATCGGCTCGCATATCTTCTACCGCCAGCCGCTGCGGGTGGCCTCGGCTGCCCCAAGCCAGGTCGCCAGCGCCTCGGCGCCTTTGCGGCAATCTGCCCGCAGCAAGCAGGACTGA
- a CDS encoding putative PEP-binding protein — protein sequence MQKHADFAEFTLIEPSADVSTARHGWRAKCLQRLIRLDLPVPPTVALPCDSVRAIAAGQMPDTARLMALFGAAPLVSVRPSPENPAWGGPGTVLNVGMNAERHAALARTHGTEAADALYLRFVQAFALHVARLDPDMFSAPPASGALAAALAAYEAETDEPFPQDPARQLAEVLRSMARAWEGTTARLLRAAKGAPAEAALGLVVQGMALAIGPGRSGSGTIQFVEGVTGAPQIIGRFRGQENGPRADGGISEATLFLVADPRGPALEDVAPELFGELLRHGRICRERLREEMQIEFAIEDGAIKVIDAVRVQRSSRAAVRIAVALANDGIISREDALLRVEPRALSDLLHFQVDPRVPRDRLGRGIAASPGAATGKIVFTAAAAQASAARDEPCILVRRETAPEDIRGMHASVAVLTERGGMTSHAAVIARGLGLPAIVGASELRLNGRERTLTTADGRVLREGDTLTVDGTTGEVLAGSPAMLEPALDDGFRTLLRWADNVRDIGIRANADTPDDARTARMFEAEGIGLCRTEHMFFDEDRLTVMREMIFADTGEDRRVALERLLPMQRADFIALFDIMAGLPVCIRLFDPPLHEFLPHDREGMRELAEALDRPLSEVTRRVEALTEFNPMLGMRGVRLGITVPEIYDMQTRAIFEATVEASRRGAAVVPEIMIPLVSAKREVEIVKTRTDAVAAAVRNETGADFDYRLGVMVETPRAALRAGEIAQHSAFLSFGTNDLTQMTYGLSRDDAGRFMGSYVAQGVYREDPFHMLDEDGVGELLLIGAKRGRETRPELTVSICGEHGGNPESISFCRAAGFDYVSCSPYRVPVARLAAAHFALLDRARPQNTAGIRR from the coding sequence GTGCAGAAACACGCCGATTTCGCAGAGTTCACGCTGATCGAGCCTTCGGCCGATGTCAGCACCGCGCGGCATGGCTGGCGGGCGAAATGCCTGCAGCGGCTGATCCGGCTCGACCTGCCGGTGCCGCCGACGGTGGCGCTGCCCTGTGACAGCGTGCGCGCGATTGCGGCAGGGCAGATGCCCGATACCGCCCGGCTGATGGCGCTGTTCGGCGCGGCGCCGCTGGTCTCGGTCCGGCCCTCGCCGGAGAACCCGGCCTGGGGCGGGCCGGGTACGGTGCTGAACGTCGGCATGAATGCCGAGCGCCATGCCGCGCTGGCCAGGACCCACGGCACCGAGGCGGCCGATGCGCTGTACCTGCGCTTCGTGCAGGCCTTTGCGCTGCATGTGGCGCGGCTGGACCCCGACATGTTCTCGGCGCCGCCGGCCTCGGGTGCGCTGGCCGCGGCGCTGGCCGCCTATGAGGCGGAAACCGACGAGCCCTTCCCGCAAGACCCGGCCCGGCAACTGGCCGAGGTGCTGCGCAGCATGGCGCGCGCCTGGGAAGGCACCACCGCGCGGCTGCTGCGCGCTGCCAAGGGCGCCCCGGCCGAGGCCGCACTTGGGCTGGTGGTGCAGGGCATGGCGCTGGCCATCGGGCCGGGACGGTCGGGATCGGGCACGATCCAGTTCGTCGAGGGCGTGACCGGCGCGCCGCAGATCATCGGGCGCTTTCGCGGCCAGGAGAACGGGCCGCGGGCGGATGGCGGGATTTCCGAGGCGACGCTGTTCCTGGTGGCCGATCCGCGCGGCCCGGCGCTGGAGGATGTGGCGCCGGAACTGTTCGGCGAGCTTTTGCGCCACGGCCGCATCTGCCGCGAACGCCTGCGCGAGGAGATGCAGATCGAATTTGCCATCGAGGATGGCGCGATCAAGGTGATTGATGCGGTGCGGGTGCAACGCTCGTCGCGCGCCGCGGTGCGCATCGCGGTGGCGCTGGCCAATGACGGGATCATCAGCCGCGAGGATGCGCTGCTGCGGGTGGAGCCGCGGGCGCTGTCGGACCTGCTGCATTTCCAGGTCGATCCGCGGGTGCCGCGCGACCGGCTGGGCCGCGGCATCGCCGCCAGCCCCGGCGCCGCCACCGGCAAGATCGTGTTCACCGCCGCCGCCGCGCAGGCCAGCGCCGCGCGCGATGAGCCCTGCATCCTGGTGCGGCGGGAAACTGCGCCCGAGGATATCCGCGGGATGCACGCCTCGGTCGCCGTGCTGACGGAGCGGGGCGGGATGACCAGCCATGCCGCGGTGATCGCGCGGGGGCTGGGGTTGCCGGCCATCGTCGGCGCCTCGGAGCTGCGGCTGAACGGGCGCGAGCGGACGCTGACCACGGCGGATGGCCGGGTGCTGCGCGAGGGTGACACGCTGACGGTGGATGGCACCACGGGCGAGGTGCTGGCGGGCAGCCCGGCCATGCTGGAGCCGGCGCTGGATGACGGGTTCCGCACGCTGCTGCGATGGGCCGACAATGTGCGCGACATCGGCATCCGCGCCAATGCCGACACGCCCGATGATGCCCGCACCGCGCGGATGTTCGAGGCGGAGGGAATTGGCCTCTGCCGCACCGAGCACATGTTCTTCGATGAAGACCGCCTGACGGTGATGCGCGAGATGATCTTTGCCGATACCGGCGAGGACCGGCGGGTGGCGCTGGAACGCTTGCTGCCGATGCAGCGGGCGGATTTCATCGCGCTCTTTGACATCATGGCCGGGCTGCCGGTCTGCATCCGGCTGTTCGATCCGCCGCTGCACGAATTCCTGCCGCATGACCGCGAAGGGATGCGCGAGTTGGCCGAGGCGCTGGACCGGCCCTTGTCGGAGGTGACGCGGCGGGTCGAGGCGCTGACCGAGTTCAACCCGATGCTGGGGATGCGGGGCGTGCGGCTGGGGATCACCGTGCCCGAGATCTACGACATGCAGACCCGGGCGATCTTCGAGGCGACGGTGGAGGCCAGCCGGCGCGGGGCGGCGGTGGTGCCGGAAATCATGATCCCGCTGGTCTCGGCCAAGCGCGAGGTGGAGATCGTGAAGACCCGCACCGATGCGGTGGCGGCTGCCGTGCGCAACGAGACCGGGGCGGATTTCGACTACCGGCTGGGGGTGATGGTGGAAACGCCGCGGGCGGCGTTGCGGGCGGGCGAGATCGCGCAGCATTCGGCGTTCTTGTCCTTTGGTACCAATGACCTGACGCAGATGACCTATGGCCTGTCGCGCGACGATGCCGGGCGGTTCATGGGGTCTTATGTCGCGCAGGGGGTCTACCGCGAGGACCCGTTCCACATGCTCGATGAGGATGGGGTGGGCGAGCTGCTGCTGATCGGTGCCAAGCGCGGGCGCGAGACGCGGCCCGAGCTGACCGTGTCGATCTGCGGCGAGCATGGCGGCAATCCCGAATCGATTTCCTTCTGCCGCGCGGCAGGATTCGACTATGTTTCGTGCTCTCCCTACCGGGTTCCGGTGGCGCGGCTGGCAGCGGCGCATTTTGCGCTGCTGGATCGGGCCAGGCCGCAGAATACCGCTGGAATTCGCCGCTAG
- the glyS gene encoding glycine--tRNA ligase subunit beta: MPDLLIELFSEEIPARMQAKARDDLKKLVTDGLVEAGLTYAGAAAFSTPRRLTLTVQGLTAHSPMLREERKGPKSDAPEAALEGFLRSTGLTKDQLQLRDDKKGQVWFAVIEKPGRPAAAIVAEVLEGAIRSFPWPKSMRWGEGSLRWVRPLHSILCILTDEAGAEVVPLTVDGIVAGNATQGHRFMAPTRFSVTNFEDYAAKLKRAFVVLDPAEREAHIWADATSAAFAAGLEVVEDRALLAEIAGLVEWPVVLMGQIGEEFLGLPPEVLQTSMKEHQKFFSVRNPKSGRIERYITVANRETADDGATILHGNGKVLRARLSDAKFFWENDLRAVLHKGLEGMAEGLANVTFHNKLGSQKDRITRIEVLAREIAPLVGASPDLAAEAARVAKADLQSAMVGEFPELQGLMGSYYARAAGLPEAVAVACKAHYQPLGPSDAVPSDPVSVAVALADKLDTLTGFWAIDEKPTGSKDPYALRRAALGVMRLQTGNGIRLNLHDLIELSLILGILAHDSTLPHGSGTGGLVEMRLLQIARDRYKLNWKVGISGAELTVDDEALNANAAFVQSVNEALQAKVQDLLAFFHDRLKVFLRDQGVRHDIIDACLAMPGNDDLTLLVKRAEALAAFLKTEDGTNLLQGFKRAANILGQAEVKDGVEYSFGAEVKFAEADEERALFAALDAAEAAIAPAMAAEDFGAAMAAMAGLRAPIDAFFTAVQVNSDNAVVRRNRLNLLSRIRSICLSVADLNRIEG, encoded by the coding sequence ATGCCAGACCTTCTGATCGAACTTTTCTCCGAGGAAATTCCGGCGCGGATGCAGGCTAAGGCCCGCGACGACCTGAAGAAACTTGTCACCGACGGGCTGGTCGAGGCCGGGCTGACCTATGCCGGCGCCGCCGCCTTCTCGACCCCCCGGCGGCTGACGCTGACGGTACAGGGCCTGACCGCCCACAGCCCGATGCTGCGCGAAGAGCGCAAGGGGCCGAAATCCGATGCGCCCGAGGCTGCGCTGGAGGGCTTCCTGCGCTCTACCGGGCTGACGAAGGACCAGTTGCAGCTGCGCGATGACAAGAAGGGCCAGGTCTGGTTCGCCGTGATCGAAAAGCCGGGCCGCCCGGCTGCGGCGATTGTCGCCGAGGTGCTGGAAGGCGCGATCCGCAGCTTTCCGTGGCCGAAATCAATGCGTTGGGGGGAGGGCTCCTTGCGTTGGGTGCGCCCGCTGCACAGCATCCTGTGCATCCTGACCGATGAGGCGGGGGCGGAGGTGGTTCCGCTGACGGTGGACGGGATTGTCGCGGGGAACGCCACGCAGGGGCATCGCTTCATGGCGCCGACGCGGTTTTCTGTAACGAATTTCGAGGATTACGCGGCGAAGTTAAAGCGCGCCTTCGTGGTTCTGGACCCTGCCGAGCGCGAAGCCCATATCTGGGCCGACGCCACCAGCGCCGCCTTTGCCGCGGGGCTGGAGGTGGTCGAGGACCGGGCGCTGCTGGCCGAGATTGCCGGGCTGGTCGAATGGCCGGTGGTGCTGATGGGCCAGATTGGTGAGGAATTTCTGGGGCTTCCGCCGGAAGTGCTGCAAACCTCGATGAAGGAACACCAGAAATTCTTCTCGGTCCGCAACCCGAAGTCAGGCCGGATCGAGCGCTACATCACCGTGGCGAACCGCGAGACCGCCGATGACGGGGCGACGATCCTTCACGGGAACGGCAAGGTGCTGCGCGCCAGGCTCAGCGACGCAAAGTTCTTTTGGGAGAATGACTTGCGGGCCGTTCTTCACAAAGGACTCGAAGGTATGGCCGAGGGCCTTGCCAACGTGACCTTCCACAACAAACTCGGGTCTCAGAAAGACCGCATCACCCGCATCGAAGTGCTGGCGCGCGAGATTGCGCCGCTGGTTGGTGCCTCGCCTGACCTTGCCGCCGAGGCGGCGCGGGTGGCGAAGGCCGACCTGCAATCGGCGATGGTGGGGGAGTTCCCCGAGCTTCAGGGGTTGATGGGCAGCTACTACGCCCGCGCCGCGGGGCTGCCGGAAGCGGTGGCGGTGGCCTGCAAGGCGCATTACCAGCCGCTGGGGCCGTCCGACGCCGTGCCGAGCGACCCGGTTTCGGTCGCGGTGGCGCTGGCCGACAAGCTCGATACGCTGACCGGGTTCTGGGCGATTGACGAGAAGCCGACCGGGAGCAAGGACCCCTACGCGCTAAGAAGGGCGGCGTTGGGGGTTATGCGCCTTCAGACCGGAAATGGGATTCGGTTGAACCTGCATGACCTGATCGAATTGAGCCTGATCTTAGGTATTTTGGCACATGATTCAACTCTGCCTCACGGGAGTGGTACGGGCGGCTTGGTTGAGATGCGCCTGCTGCAGATCGCGCGTGATAGGTATAAGTTGAACTGGAAAGTCGGGATTTCGGGAGCCGAACTAACAGTCGATGATGAGGCGTTGAATGCAAACGCGGCGTTTGTGCAAAGTGTGAACGAAGCGCTGCAGGCAAAGGTGCAAGACCTCCTCGCCTTCTTCCATGACCGGCTCAAGGTCTTCCTGCGCGATCAGGGCGTCCGTCATGACATCATCGACGCCTGTCTCGCCATGCCCGGCAATGATGACCTGACGCTGCTGGTCAAGCGGGCCGAGGCGCTGGCGGCGTTCCTCAAGACCGAGGATGGCACCAACCTGCTGCAGGGCTTCAAGCGCGCGGCGAATATCCTGGGGCAGGCCGAGGTGAAGGACGGGGTGGAATACTCGTTCGGGGCCGAGGTGAAGTTTGCCGAAGCGGATGAGGAACGGGCCCTCTTCGCGGCGCTGGACGCGGCCGAGGCGGCGATTGCGCCGGCGATGGCGGCCGAGGATTTCGGCGCGGCGATGGCGGCGATGGCTGGGCTGCGCGCGCCGATCGATGCGTTCTTCACCGCGGTGCAGGTCAACTCCGACAATGCTGTGGTGCGGCGTAACCGGCTGAACCTGCTCAGTCGCATCCGCAGCATCTGCCTGTCGGTGGCCGACCTGAACAGGATCGAGGGCTAG
- a CDS encoding DUF6446 family protein yields the protein MNGKIVGGFIVVTALAAGAVLYYLQVYGYYQPIPASAPAAELRLTSVASGQPEPILADSFEGIDADTSPLRYRGCFHTPMSLALLTETYRVYETPTPLIAPGWFDCFDANRIGEALETGEAVAFLSEKNIHPGVDRVVAVFPDGRAYAWNQINETLEK from the coding sequence AATGGCAAGATCGTCGGCGGATTCATCGTGGTAACGGCGCTGGCCGCGGGCGCGGTGCTCTATTACCTGCAGGTCTATGGCTATTACCAGCCGATCCCGGCCAGCGCGCCGGCGGCGGAACTGCGGCTGACCTCGGTTGCCAGCGGCCAGCCCGAACCGATCCTGGCCGACAGCTTCGAGGGTATCGACGCCGATACCTCGCCGCTGCGCTATCGCGGCTGCTTCCACACCCCGATGAGCCTGGCGCTGCTGACGGAAACCTACCGCGTCTATGAAACCCCGACCCCGCTGATCGCGCCGGGCTGGTTCGACTGTTTCGACGCGAACCGCATCGGCGAGGCGCTGGAAACCGGCGAGGCGGTGGCGTTCCTGTCCGAAAAGAACATCCATCCCGGCGTGGACAGGGTGGTGGCCGTCTTCCCCGATGGCCGCGCCTATGCCTGGAACCAGATCAACGAGACCTTGGAAAAGTAA